The genomic DNA TCACACTGTTGTTTCAAATACGTAAAACCAAACCCCAGGAGTGATCTGAGACCCCCAGTGGAGACTCCTCCTTCAGCATCTCGTGACAAACTCGAGTAAGACAGATGAACTACTGAAAACTAGACAATTTCCTGGTCTAATCCCAAATGGATGTGAGGAATAGCAGGGTACATGGGAGGTCTGCATTTTGGGGGGAGGGTTTGGAGGACTTACTGTCCCTCATAGACTCCCTGCTCCTGCTGGACCTGCTCCACAGTTCCTTGAATTTAATTGGACTTTGTACATCTCCTGTGATCCCTTCTTAATGGTGCAATACTTGACAGACGTCCATAAATACATACACCGGTTCACTCATCCAATACACTGGACAACCTTTTTTGCCAATCCACTCTGGTTCTACCTCATGCTCCAAGATTAAGCTGAGTTTAATAGCATAAAGATCATTTTTGTCCCAAATGATACATTTGGATAAAACTTCTTTTTGTGGATTTTTATAATAAACAGTTGTATGTCCATCTTGCACAGGTCCAGTTGAACCTGCTCCTTGTTCTTCACCGTCTGGCTGAAGAGTCAAGAGCCAAAGCCTTTGAAGAGAAAACAGCCACCGTCAAATCTCACCATATCAGAGCAGTCTCCAAGGTAACCCAAACTATGATAACTCCACATGACAAACCCATTATCCATTGTTACACATGCTTAAATTATGTTCTTGCTCATTTACTGTAGTTGACCTTTGATCCTGCATAGACCTCATTTATTGAGATTGCAGTGAGCAAGTAATGACTCTTGTTAACCTGTAGCAGTAGATTAATATCTCCTTACACTGATCAGtccttgttttgttctttcccATTTAAGATCCAAGAATGTGCTGGGCTAAGACTATGttgttctctctgaaacacagggGTGGCCCTGATTGGATAGATCAGATTTTCTGGGCATATTAATTTAAACATGCTGCATTGTTAACAGATGTCAGCCGTGGCTGTTCCCATTGATCCTTTCATCAGTATGTGTT from Chanos chanos chromosome 8, fChaCha1.1, whole genome shotgun sequence includes the following:
- the cenpw gene encoding centromere protein W; the encoded protein is MSKMAPRTFLKSRMKKKPNMRIGKNADLMVQLNLLLVLHRLAEESRAKAFEEKTATVKSHHIRAVSKKLLKSIRG